Proteins found in one Campylobacter lari genomic segment:
- a CDS encoding AAA family ATPase, which translates to MYISDKAKYVNIRKMHNFLQITSSHYTPDEETSERLMLKYISILIKIKQFCKNSLNIDILQNIYEFPIKLDNLSLQYYERVVNKINNTSIFERERTDKFYIHKVKPFVVDKKIYYEVTFALAKNYTSKFDKIIAFSKEYIPDNYAVELKLYDTSIWLKSFKIPIILIINWNVSIRPCELKNFCAIFGLANVNFTRNAKYERIMQFLKYNELSLLDIVKLNDIEYQNIKNEFSENKFNDFFKCLDKTRDIITNNKKGKNILSYLLNSMNNVVVKHQKGDFVNEKLSNLYLKNSSIPFEDMPFCTSLTGHNPRLIDLYECLDVKDRKHELLARTIKNNSKIHGNLYKDIEDFGQISKENILELVRKHNDSIKYKDHKPKRHIEILYEKYLYINEDETAIKNIILKLKNFTQSGIENYQKDIEKWLKNNNLDCEEKKNFLEKMFCDSKLALIYGAAGTGKTTLIEYISNFFKDKNILFLTNTYTALDNIKRRIKNPLWSFNVVSSCVKKRKEQVYDVVIIDECSTIDNKHMFEFLDKVKCDVLVCVGDVYQIEAIDFGNWFLFAQNFFKDKQIELKHIYRTNDERLQDLWKEVRELGENILEKLSKKKISEKIENFNFNTQKEDEIILCLNYGGLYGVNNINRLLQENNPKQYIQFNSLYYKINDPILFNNESSSRFGQVIHNNLKGSIVDIKKGKGYAFFVVNVYKNISEESEKDFKITKKFNNEYTEITFRVNEINSDEEDEKEHAVPFQVAYAISIHKAQGLEYDNVSIIISDEIEEQITHNIFYTAITRAKKRLKIYWSAETENKILNSLKLKDIKKDYSLLSSKLK; encoded by the coding sequence GTGTATATAAGTGATAAGGCTAAATATGTAAATATTAGAAAAATGCATAATTTTTTACAAATAACATCTTCTCATTACACTCCAGATGAGGAAACTTCAGAAAGATTGATGTTAAAATATATTTCTATTTTAATTAAAATAAAGCAATTTTGTAAAAATAGTTTAAACATAGATATTTTGCAAAATATATATGAATTTCCTATTAAGCTTGATAATCTAAGTCTGCAATATTATGAAAGAGTTGTAAATAAAATCAATAATACAAGTATATTTGAAAGAGAAAGAACTGATAAATTTTATATACATAAAGTCAAGCCATTTGTTGTAGATAAAAAAATATATTATGAGGTAACATTTGCATTAGCTAAAAACTATACAAGTAAATTTGATAAAATTATAGCTTTTTCAAAAGAATATATTCCAGATAATTATGCTGTTGAATTAAAACTATATGATACTAGTATATGGTTGAAATCATTTAAGATACCCATTATATTAATAATCAATTGGAATGTAAGTATAAGACCTTGTGAGTTAAAGAATTTTTGTGCTATTTTTGGATTAGCTAATGTTAATTTTACAAGAAATGCAAAGTATGAGAGAATCATGCAATTTTTAAAATACAATGAATTGAGCTTGCTAGATATTGTAAAATTAAATGATATAGAATATCAAAACATCAAGAATGAATTTAGTGAAAATAAATTTAATGATTTTTTTAAATGTCTTGATAAGACAAGGGATATTATTACAAATAATAAAAAAGGAAAAAATATCCTTAGTTATTTATTAAATAGTATGAATAATGTTGTTGTAAAACATCAAAAAGGTGATTTTGTTAATGAAAAATTATCAAATTTATATTTAAAAAATTCTTCCATACCTTTTGAAGATATGCCTTTTTGTACTTCTTTGACAGGACATAATCCTAGATTAATTGACTTATATGAGTGTTTAGATGTGAAAGATAGAAAGCATGAATTATTAGCCAGAACTATTAAAAATAACTCTAAAATTCATGGAAACTTATATAAGGATATTGAGGATTTTGGGCAAATTTCTAAAGAAAATATTTTAGAACTAGTTAGAAAACACAATGATTCTATTAAGTATAAAGACCATAAGCCAAAAAGACATATAGAAATATTATATGAAAAATATTTATATATTAATGAAGATGAAACAGCGATAAAAAATATTATTTTAAAGCTTAAAAATTTTACCCAAAGTGGTATAGAAAATTATCAAAAAGATATAGAAAAATGGTTAAAGAATAACAACTTAGATTGTGAAGAAAAAAAGAATTTTCTAGAAAAAATGTTTTGCGATTCAAAATTAGCATTGATATATGGTGCAGCAGGAACAGGCAAAACCACATTAATAGAATATATTTCTAATTTTTTTAAAGATAAAAATATATTATTTTTGACAAATACTTACACAGCATTAGATAATATAAAAAGAAGAATAAAAAATCCATTATGGAGTTTTAATGTTGTATCTTCTTGCGTAAAAAAAAGAAAAGAGCAAGTATATGATGTTGTGATTATTGATGAGTGTAGTACGATTGATAATAAACATATGTTTGAATTTTTAGATAAAGTAAAATGTGATGTTTTGGTTTGTGTTGGAGATGTATATCAAATAGAGGCTATTGATTTTGGAAATTGGTTTTTATTTGCTCAAAACTTTTTCAAAGATAAGCAAATAGAGCTAAAACATATTTATAGAACTAATGATGAAAGATTGCAAGATTTATGGAAAGAAGTAAGAGAGCTAGGGGAGAATATACTTGAAAAGCTTTCTAAGAAAAAAATATCTGAAAAAATAGAAAATTTTAATTTTAATACGCAAAAAGAAGATGAGATTATTTTATGCCTTAATTATGGTGGGTTATATGGTGTAAATAATATAAATAGGCTTTTACAAGAAAATAATCCTAAACAATACATTCAATTTAATAGCTTATATTATAAAATAAACGATCCTATATTGTTTAATAATGAATCCTCTTCAAGATTTGGACAAGTCATTCACAACAACTTAAAAGGATCGATAGTAGATATAAAGAAAGGAAAAGGATATGCTTTTTTTGTGGTAAATGTTTATAAAAATATAAGTGAAGAGAGTGAAAAAGATTTTAAAATTACTAAAAAATTTAATAATGAATATACAGAAATTACTTTTAGGGTAAATGAAATAAATTCTGATGAAGAGGACGAAAAAGAGCATGCTGTTCCTTTTCAAGTAGCTTATGCTATTTCTATACATAAAGCACAAGGTTTAGAATATGATAATGTTTCTATAATTATTTCAGATGAAATAGAAGAACAAATAACACATAATATATTTTATACAGCTATAACAAGAGCTAAGAAAAGATTAAAAATATATTGGTCAGCCGAAACTGAAAATAAAATATTAAATTCATTAAAACTTAAAGATATTAAAAAGGATTATAGTCTTTTGTCATCTAAGTTAAAATAA
- the ruvB gene encoding Holliday junction branch migration DNA helicase RuvB: MDRIVEIEKFSPDETYETSLRPSNFDGYIGQENIKKNLEIFIKAAKKRNECLDHILFSGPAGLGKTTLANIISYEMNANIKTTAAPMIEKSGDLAAILTNLSEGDILFIDEIHRLSPAIEEVLYPAMEDFRLDIIIGSGPAAQTIKIDLPKFTLIGATTRAGMLSNPLRDRFGMQFRLEFYKNEELAIILEKAALKLNKTCEKKASLEIAKRSRSTPRIALRLLKRVRDFADVNDEEIISEKRAKEALDSLGVNELGFDAMDLRYLELLTEAKRKPIGLSSIAAALSEDENTIEDVIEPYLLANGYIERTAKGRIASLKSFDVLKLKYNKGLFDEK, encoded by the coding sequence ATGGATAGAATCGTAGAGATTGAAAAATTCTCCCCTGATGAAACTTATGAAACAAGCCTTAGACCTTCAAATTTTGACGGCTACATAGGACAAGAAAACATTAAAAAAAACTTAGAAATTTTTATTAAAGCTGCTAAAAAAAGAAATGAATGTCTAGATCACATCCTTTTTAGCGGGCCTGCAGGACTTGGTAAGACAACTTTAGCAAACATTATCTCATATGAAATGAATGCAAATATCAAAACTACCGCTGCACCTATGATAGAAAAAAGCGGGGACTTAGCTGCGATTTTAACCAATCTTAGCGAAGGAGATATTTTATTTATCGATGAAATTCATCGCTTAAGTCCCGCCATAGAAGAAGTGCTTTACCCTGCTATGGAAGATTTTCGTCTTGATATTATCATAGGTAGTGGCCCTGCTGCACAAACAATCAAAATCGATTTGCCTAAATTTACACTCATAGGGGCTACCACAAGAGCAGGCATGCTAAGCAATCCTTTACGCGATCGCTTTGGTATGCAATTTCGCTTGGAATTTTATAAAAATGAAGAACTTGCTATCATTTTAGAAAAAGCAGCTCTAAAGCTTAATAAAACTTGTGAAAAAAAAGCTTCTTTAGAAATAGCCAAACGCAGCCGTTCTACCCCAAGGATTGCTTTAAGATTGCTTAAGCGTGTAAGAGACTTTGCTGATGTAAATGATGAAGAAATCATTAGCGAAAAAAGAGCTAAAGAAGCGCTTGATTCTTTAGGGGTAAATGAGCTTGGTTTTGACGCGATGGATTTGCGGTATTTAGAGCTTTTAACTGAAGCTAAAAGAAAACCTATAGGACTTTCTAGTATAGCTGCAGCATTAAGTGAGGATGAAAACACTATAGAAGATGTAATAGAGCCATATTTACTAGCAAATGGTTATATAGAAAGAACAGCCAAAGGTCGCATTGCAAGCTTAAAAAGTTTTGATGTTTTAAAATTAAAATACAACAAGGGTTTGTTTGATGAAAAGTAG
- a CDS encoding AI-2E family transporter produces MKSSNFFLISFILIILFWVLFLFKPFLMNIAIASLMAVSTSNVNVKFLNIFKGKKVVAAAATTAFMLALFFIPFVYAIIELAKAASGFNISYIHNTIEYFKNYSLHLPESLSFIEPKIKEALASIDLNSISKNVLTYLSSATKFGTKFLTDMVLICVFYFFANLYGAQLIGYIKTIIPMKKEETQGILSEVSNVMSVVFYSMVLNAILQGVLFAIITKFYGYDAILMGILFCFSSLIPVVGGALVYVPVSLYEFANNNLSGALVIFIYSVVMISFIADTLVKPYIIKWINEKLVQIPTQINELLIFFAMIAGISSFGFWGIILGPAILTFFISTLKLYVILKEKHFL; encoded by the coding sequence ATGAAAAGTAGTAATTTTTTCTTGATTAGTTTTATTTTGATCATTTTATTTTGGGTACTTTTTTTATTTAAACCTTTTTTGATGAATATAGCCATAGCAAGTTTAATGGCTGTTTCTACTTCTAATGTCAATGTTAAATTCTTAAATATTTTTAAAGGTAAAAAAGTCGTTGCTGCAGCAGCTACTACTGCTTTTATGCTGGCTTTATTTTTTATACCTTTTGTATATGCTATTATAGAACTTGCAAAAGCGGCTAGTGGTTTTAATATAAGTTATATCCACAATACTATAGAATATTTTAAAAATTATTCTTTACACCTACCTGAATCTTTAAGTTTTATAGAACCTAAAATTAAAGAAGCGTTAGCAAGTATTGACTTAAATTCTATTTCTAAAAATGTTTTAACCTATCTTTCAAGTGCAACTAAATTTGGGACTAAATTTCTAACTGATATGGTGTTAATTTGTGTGTTTTATTTCTTTGCTAATCTTTATGGAGCTCAACTCATTGGCTATATCAAAACCATAATACCTATGAAAAAAGAAGAAACTCAAGGCATTTTAAGCGAAGTGAGTAATGTAATGTCTGTTGTGTTTTATTCTATGGTACTAAATGCTATTTTACAAGGGGTGCTTTTTGCTATCATCACTAAATTTTATGGTTATGATGCGATTTTAATGGGGATATTATTTTGCTTTAGCTCTTTAATCCCTGTAGTAGGTGGAGCCTTAGTTTATGTGCCTGTTTCTTTATACGAATTTGCAAATAACAATCTAAGTGGTGCTTTAGTGATTTTCATTTATAGCGTGGTAATGATATCTTTTATCGCAGATACTTTAGTAAAACCTTATATCATTAAATGGATCAATGAAAAACTTGTTCAAATTCCAACACAAATTAACGAACTTTTAATTTTCTTTGCAATGATAGCAGGAATCTCAAGCTTTGGTTTTTGGGGTATTATCCTCGGGCCTGCTATTTTGACTTTTTTTATTTCAACTTTAAAATTATATGTAATTTTAAAAGAAAAGCATTTCCTATAA
- a CDS encoding two-partner secretion domain-containing protein gives MLFSSSFALPSGGKFTHGTSGSISINGKEMNIAGNKQNSIIQWGGGFNIGKGESVNFGGKSQNYLNIAHGTSKSTIEGLLNANGKNVFLINPNGVIITKTGTINANRFVASTSSMDSKSMQEFADGKLAYNTFSPVFKPHKAGNVVNMGNINANDVLLIGNKVDIQDGKLGNEKSKTHLVGNKVFVDFGKSIIQSDYNFISALDKSHVYISSVDYYNNVNKYNKANFVKGNYLTNAKNIEKFVSIGSDIDWWHFAKGWNENEQFRNTANEYRLINSIDFGGNQGKNYANYCIDGLGCTSMIVGNGDNRSYLKSFDKSFDGQGYTLKNINIDATVLSFDENMNVGLFGSSKGAVFKNINIDYMNGSIKSNGDYNSIAIGSFVGYGENSKFDKIKIYNINNIEIENNINGNYRHVFVGGFSGQLNRSNVSNIEISNINKIYGKNIQDSASALVGGFVGSVAGGSYSNIKISNINSIVSKTEGGVAIGTGNASKSGGFAGQSYGYDDDYINYKNIIVSNIKNIYSEAKDNQGSFSGGFIGDIAYSESDIFSNIVVDNISNIIAIGGKEGTRGGKMSNSGAGGFSGNIGLYYVNDKSKFSDIKINNIELIKSSGMLSSAGGFTADIHGGIYNNISVSNIKEISSDNNINGDPFGNREASSGGFSGNIASGEFGNIVITNIGSIFSNTMQNDSYSGIFVGNIESPYSNRNFSNIFIYISDNHNIRSNSTNGQSYIGKFYGNLNGQTTFNNIHVYHKAGELGNAVADQNSWGNTLDKINIHTYTNTNSGYTDFENKVSAELDKDGLHKDKDGNLVFTKDFNINSPSKPTTDPDVVLESDDVISAKDLNQWLDEIFAGNYWVDIKDLDKIQGLSESIIQSISFLEALYGQEGMKEILEKFHNDYKTAYSKYDKFKTNKAELLAFINDKLKPLVNSINEANKNFNTQDYYNRLNKLALAYNKYVELINKGLANKNDQAFKDISNKLFALIAQAQGETKTIEELINSFEDLKTQASEKSNGHFIVEGDLQALNIPYPILASIKDNNNGSGEIDKPEKPIDPIEPPIDNKPDFSLSFEQSSTFNSIGNDSLDDEEEQEEIEEASMNQKGKTCIVSDNFKTMNPCVVGSF, from the coding sequence TTGCTCTTTTCATCTTCTTTTGCTTTACCTAGTGGAGGTAAATTTACTCATGGCACTAGTGGGAGTATAAGTATTAATGGCAAAGAGATGAACATTGCAGGTAATAAACAAAACTCTATCATACAATGGGGTGGTGGTTTTAATATAGGTAAGGGTGAAAGTGTAAATTTTGGAGGTAAAAGCCAAAACTACCTAAACATTGCTCATGGAACAAGTAAATCTACTATAGAAGGGTTATTAAATGCAAATGGCAAAAATGTCTTTTTAATTAATCCTAATGGAGTAATCATTACTAAAACAGGAACTATCAATGCTAATCGCTTTGTGGCTTCGACTTCATCGATGGATAGTAAAAGTATGCAAGAGTTTGCAGATGGAAAACTTGCTTATAATACTTTTTCCCCTGTGTTTAAACCACATAAAGCAGGTAATGTAGTAAATATGGGTAATATTAATGCTAATGATGTATTACTTATAGGGAATAAGGTAGATATACAAGATGGTAAATTAGGTAATGAAAAATCTAAAACACATTTAGTGGGGAATAAAGTTTTTGTGGATTTTGGAAAATCTATAATTCAGTCTGATTATAATTTTATTAGTGCTTTAGATAAATCTCATGTATATATTAGTTCTGTAGATTATTATAATAATGTAAATAAATACAATAAAGCTAACTTCGTAAAAGGAAATTATCTAACCAATGCAAAAAATATTGAAAAATTTGTCAGTATAGGAAGTGATATAGATTGGTGGCACTTTGCAAAAGGTTGGAATGAAAACGAACAATTTAGAAATACCGCCAATGAATATCGATTGATAAATTCTATAGACTTTGGTGGTAATCAAGGTAAAAACTATGCTAATTATTGTATAGATGGTCTTGGTTGTACTTCTATGATAGTAGGAAATGGAGATAATCGGAGTTATTTAAAATCTTTTGATAAATCTTTTGATGGACAAGGTTATACTTTAAAAAATATCAATATAGATGCTACTGTATTATCTTTTGATGAAAATATGAATGTTGGTTTATTTGGAAGCTCAAAAGGAGCAGTATTTAAAAATATAAATATTGATTATATGAATGGTTCTATAAAATCTAATGGAGATTATAATTCTATCGCTATTGGTAGTTTTGTTGGGTATGGTGAAAATAGTAAATTTGACAAGATAAAGATATATAATATAAATAATATTGAAATTGAAAATAATATTAATGGTAATTATCGTCATGTTTTTGTGGGAGGATTTTCTGGTCAGTTAAATCGAAGTAATGTAAGCAATATAGAAATATCAAATATAAATAAAATTTACGGCAAGAATATTCAAGATTCTGCTAGTGCATTAGTCGGAGGATTTGTTGGAAGTGTTGCTGGAGGTAGTTATTCAAATATTAAAATATCAAATATTAACAGTATAGTTTCTAAAACAGAAGGAGGGGTTGCTATTGGTACTGGTAATGCCTCTAAATCCGGTGGATTTGCTGGACAATCTTATGGTTATGATGATGATTATATAAATTATAAAAATATTATAGTTTCAAATATTAAAAATATATATAGTGAAGCGAAAGATAACCAAGGGAGTTTTTCTGGAGGTTTTATTGGGGATATAGCTTATAGTGAAAGTGATATCTTTTCTAATATTGTAGTTGATAATATATCAAATATTATTGCTATTGGAGGAAAAGAGGGTACTCGTGGAGGAAAGATGAGTAATAGTGGAGCAGGTGGATTTTCTGGTAATATAGGGTTGTATTATGTTAACGACAAATCTAAATTTTCAGATATAAAAATAAATAATATAGAGTTAATAAAAAGTAGTGGCATGTTGTCTTCTGCTGGTGGTTTTACTGCAGATATTCATGGAGGAATATATAATAATATTTCTGTAAGCAATATCAAAGAAATTTCTAGTGACAACAACATAAATGGCGATCCTTTTGGCAATAGAGAAGCATCTTCTGGAGGATTTTCTGGAAATATAGCTTCAGGGGAATTCGGAAATATTGTTATAACTAATATAGGAAGTATTTTTAGTAATACCATGCAAAATGATTCTTATTCGGGTATATTTGTTGGTAATATAGAAAGTCCATATAGCAACCGTAATTTCTCCAATATTTTTATTTATATTAGTGATAATCACAATATAAGATCAAATAGTACTAATGGACAATCTTATATTGGTAAATTTTATGGTAATTTAAATGGACAGACAACTTTTAACAATATCCATGTTTATCATAAAGCTGGAGAATTAGGAAATGCTGTTGCTGATCAAAATAGTTGGGGTAATACTCTAGATAAAATAAATATCCACACATACACCAATACAAATTCAGGTTATACTGATTTTGAAAATAAAGTATCAGCAGAGTTAGATAAAGATGGATTACATAAAGATAAAGATGGAAATTTAGTTTTTACAAAAGATTTTAATATTAATTCTCCATCTAAACCTACTACCGACCCTGATGTTGTTTTAGAAAGTGATGATGTAATTAGTGCAAAAGATTTAAACCAATGGCTTGATGAAATATTTGCAGGAAATTACTGGGTGGATATAAAAGATCTTGATAAAATTCAAGGCCTAAGTGAAAGTATCATTCAAAGTATATCTTTCTTAGAAGCTTTATATGGTCAAGAAGGTATGAAAGAAATATTAGAAAAATTCCATAATGATTATAAAACAGCTTATTCTAAGTATGATAAATTTAAAACCAATAAAGCAGAACTTTTAGCTTTTATCAATGATAAATTAAAACCTTTAGTAAATTCAATCAACGAGGCTAATAAGAATTTCAATACGCAAGATTATTATAATAGACTTAATAAATTAGCCTTAGCTTATAATAAATATGTAGAATTAATTAATAAAGGTTTAGCAAATAAAAATGATCAAGCTTTTAAAGATATTAGCAATAAATTATTTGCTTTAATAGCTCAAGCACAAGGTGAAACCAAAACTATAGAAGAATTAATTAATAGCTTTGAAGATTTAAAAACACAAGCAAGTGAAAAATCTAACGGACATTTTATTGTTGAAGGAGATTTGCAAGCTTTAAATATACCTTATCCTATATTAGCTTCTATCAAAGATAATAACAATGGTAGTGGTGAAATAGATAAGCCAGAAAAACCTATTGATCCAATTGAGCCACCAATAGATAATAAACCAGATTTTTCTTTAAGTTTTGAACAAAGTTCTACTTTTAACTCTATAGGTAATGATAGTTTAGATGATGAGGAAGAACAAGAAGAAATAGAAGAAGCTTCTATGAATCAAAAAGGTAAAACCTGTATAGTAAGTGATAATTTTAAAACTATGAATCCTTGTGTGGTTGGAAGTTTTTAA